The following proteins are co-located in the Brachybacterium sacelli genome:
- a CDS encoding ketose-bisphosphate aldolase: MLINGIDLLTTANENSFAVPAFNISDWAMMRGIIEISEELDSPLIVAIHPDELAHAGEDVMPSIIQASRKASVPVAIHFDHGTTYEQMLQAVRTGFTSVMLDGSMHEYEQNVELTQQAVGVAHPLRLSVEAELGTIGKTDDEAEAGTDDIIYTDPEVARDFVERTGVDSLAVAIGTRHGIYPSHLKPELKLDLLKELKAAVSIPLVLHGGSNNPDDEIAEAVTLGVNKINISSDIKVAYHQKMREVLQDGGMREPNVIQPDCVGAMKETAAHKIRLFAADGKAALYPRLTDLR; encoded by the coding sequence ATGCTCATCAACGGAATCGATCTGCTGACCACTGCGAATGAGAACTCCTTCGCGGTGCCGGCGTTCAACATCAGCGACTGGGCGATGATGCGGGGAATCATCGAGATCAGCGAAGAGCTGGACAGTCCACTCATCGTCGCAATCCACCCCGACGAGCTGGCGCACGCGGGCGAGGACGTCATGCCGTCGATCATCCAGGCGTCCCGGAAGGCATCGGTCCCGGTGGCGATCCACTTCGACCACGGCACCACCTACGAGCAGATGCTGCAGGCAGTGCGCACCGGCTTCACCTCCGTGATGCTCGACGGCTCCATGCATGAGTACGAGCAAAACGTCGAGCTCACCCAGCAGGCCGTCGGTGTGGCCCACCCGCTGAGACTGTCCGTCGAGGCGGAGCTCGGCACCATCGGCAAGACCGACGACGAGGCCGAGGCGGGCACCGACGACATCATCTACACCGACCCCGAGGTGGCGCGGGACTTCGTCGAGAGGACCGGGGTGGACAGCCTCGCAGTGGCCATCGGTACCCGGCACGGGATCTACCCCTCCCACCTTAAGCCGGAGCTGAAGCTCGATCTGCTCAAGGAGCTGAAGGCCGCGGTGTCGATCCCCCTGGTGCTCCACGGCGGCTCCAACAACCCCGACGACGAGATCGCAGAGGCCGTGACGCTCGGGGTCAACAAGATCAACATCTCCAGCGACATCAAGGTCGCCTACCACCAGAAGATGCGCGAGGTGCTGCAGGACGGCGGCATGCGGGAGCCCAACGTCATCCAGCCCGACTGCGTCGGGGCCATGAAGGAGACCGCTGCCCACAAGATCCGCCTGTTCGCTGCCGACGGCAAGGCCGCGCTCTACCCGCGGCTCACCGACCTGCGCTGA